In Pseudomonas nunensis, a single window of DNA contains:
- the sugE gene encoding quaternary ammonium compound efflux SMR transporter SugE, whose product MSWIILFFAGLFEVGWAVGLKYTDGFSRPLPTAFTVAAMAISLGLLGLAMKELPLGTAYAIWTGVGAVGTVIAGIILFGESMALFRLASVALIIAGLIGLKVSA is encoded by the coding sequence ATGTCCTGGATCATTCTGTTTTTCGCCGGACTGTTCGAAGTTGGCTGGGCCGTCGGCCTGAAATACACCGACGGCTTCAGCCGCCCGCTCCCCACTGCATTCACCGTCGCCGCCATGGCCATCAGCCTGGGTTTGCTCGGCCTTGCCATGAAGGAATTGCCGCTGGGCACGGCCTATGCGATCTGGACGGGTGTGGGTGCGGTGGGCACGGTGATCGCCGGGATTATTCTGTTTGGGGAATCGATGGCGTTGTTTCGGCTGGCGAGTGTGGCGTTGATTATCGCCGGGCTCATTGGGCTCAAGGTTAGCGCTTAG
- a CDS encoding MFS transporter encodes MSHPSQFTLLRTRRFLPFFVTQSLGAFNDNIFKQSLILAILYKLTIDGDRSIWVNLCALLFILPFFLFSALAGQFGEKFAKDALIRLIKLGEIAIMAVGAVGFMFDHLSLMLVALFAMGTHSALFGPVKYSILPQALREEELVGGNGLVEMGTFLAILAGTIGAGIMMSSGHYAPIVSTAIVGVAVLGYLASRSIPRAAAASPEMRLNWNIFTQSWATLKLGLGQTPAVSRSIVGNSWFWFVGAIYLTQIPAYAKEWMHGDETVVTLILTVFSVGIALGSMLCEKLSGRKVEIGLVPFGSFGLTVFGLLLWWHSGGIPDSVTGHGWIEVLGFGHTWLVLIDILGLGIFGGFYIVPLYALIQSRTAENERARVIAANNILNALFMVVSAIVSIVLLSMVKLSIPQLFLVVSLLNIGVNAYIFSIVPEFSMRFMIWLLSHSMYRVEHRNLDLIPDEGAALLVCNHVSFVDALLIGGAVRRPIRFVMYYKIYNLPVLNFIFRTAGTIPIAGRQEDIQIYEKAFKRIAQYLKDGELVCIFPEGKLTADGEINEFRGGLTRILEETPVPVIPLALQGLWGSFFSRDPGKGLFRRLWSRVTIVAGPAVAVEVAEPAKLQAMVGELRGAVR; translated from the coding sequence ATGAGTCACCCCTCACAGTTCACCTTGCTTCGCACCCGGCGTTTCCTGCCGTTTTTCGTGACACAGTCCCTCGGGGCCTTCAACGACAACATCTTCAAGCAGTCGTTGATCCTCGCCATTCTGTACAAGTTGACCATCGACGGTGACCGCTCGATCTGGGTCAACCTGTGCGCGCTGTTGTTCATCCTGCCGTTTTTCCTGTTCTCGGCGCTGGCCGGGCAGTTCGGGGAAAAATTCGCCAAGGACGCGCTGATTCGTCTGATCAAGCTTGGCGAAATCGCCATCATGGCGGTCGGCGCGGTCGGATTTATGTTCGATCACCTGTCGCTGATGCTGGTGGCGCTGTTCGCCATGGGCACCCACTCGGCGCTGTTCGGGCCGGTGAAGTATTCGATCCTGCCGCAAGCCTTGCGTGAAGAGGAACTGGTGGGCGGCAACGGCCTGGTGGAAATGGGCACGTTCCTCGCGATCCTCGCCGGGACCATTGGCGCCGGGATCATGATGTCGTCCGGTCACTACGCGCCCATCGTCTCCACCGCGATTGTCGGTGTCGCGGTGCTCGGTTACCTGGCCAGCCGCAGTATTCCCCGCGCGGCAGCCGCATCCCCCGAGATGCGCCTGAACTGGAATATTTTCACTCAGTCCTGGGCCACTTTGAAGCTGGGCCTGGGGCAGACGCCAGCGGTGTCGCGTTCGATTGTCGGCAACTCGTGGTTCTGGTTTGTCGGGGCGATTTATCTGACGCAGATCCCGGCCTACGCCAAGGAATGGATGCACGGCGACGAAACCGTGGTGACGTTGATCCTGACCGTGTTCTCGGTGGGTATCGCCCTCGGTTCGATGCTCTGCGAGAAACTTTCCGGGCGCAAAGTCGAGATCGGCCTGGTGCCATTCGGCTCGTTTGGCCTGACGGTGTTTGGTTTGCTGCTGTGGTGGCATTCCGGCGGTATTCCAGACAGCGTGACCGGCCATGGCTGGATCGAAGTCCTTGGTTTTGGCCATACCTGGCTGGTGTTGATCGACATCCTCGGGCTGGGGATTTTCGGTGGTTTCTACATCGTGCCGCTGTACGCGCTGATTCAATCGCGCACGGCCGAGAACGAGCGGGCGCGGGTGATCGCGGCCAACAACATTCTCAACGCATTGTTTATGGTGGTGTCGGCGATTGTCTCGATCGTGCTGCTGAGCATGGTGAAACTGTCGATCCCGCAATTGTTCCTGGTGGTGTCGCTGCTGAACATCGGCGTCAACGCCTACATCTTCAGCATCGTTCCTGAGTTCAGCATGCGTTTCATGATCTGGCTGCTCAGCCATTCCATGTATCGCGTGGAGCATCGCAACCTCGACCTGATTCCCGACGAAGGCGCGGCGTTGCTGGTGTGCAACCACGTTTCGTTTGTCGATGCCTTGCTGATTGGCGGCGCGGTGCGTAGGCCGATTCGCTTTGTGATGTACTACAAAATCTACAACCTGCCGGTGCTGAACTTTATCTTCCGCACGGCGGGGACGATTCCGATCGCGGGGCGTCAGGAAGACATCCAGATCTACGAAAAGGCCTTCAAGCGGATTGCCCAGTACCTGAAGGACGGCGAGTTGGTGTGCATCTTCCCTGAAGGAAAACTGACCGCTGACGGTGAGATCAATGAATTCCGGGGCGGGCTGACGCGGATTCTCGAAGAGACACCGGTGCCGGTGATTCCGCTGGCGTTGCAAGGGTTGTGGGGGAGTTTCTTCAGCCGCGATCCGGGCAAGGGTTTGTTCCGCCGGTTGTGGTCGCGGGTGACCATCGTGGCAGGGCCGGCGGTGGCGGTTGAAGTGGCGGAACCGGCGAAGTTGCAGGCGATGGTGGGAGAGTTGCGCGGGGCCGTTAGGTAG
- a CDS encoding TDT family transporter, translating to MICPNAAKPGYKPLSLLPRPLEAIRQFTPNWFAATMGTGVLALALAQVPVAIPGLHAVAEGLWLFNIFLFVLFTGLYAARWVLFFDEARRIFGHSTVSMFFGTIPMGLATIINGFLVFGLPRWGDGVIHVAEVLWWLDVAMSLACGVLIPYMMFTRQEHSIDQMTAVWLLPVVAAEVAAASGGLLAPHLAEAHSQLVVLVTSYVLWAFSLPVAFSILTILLLRMALHKLPHENMAASSWLALGPIGTGALGMLLLGADAPAIFAANGLPGMGEIAAGLGLVAGITLWGFGLWWMLIAVLITVRYMRAGIPFNLGWWGFTFPLGVYSLATLKLASTLNLTFFSVFGCVLVALLAVMWLIVGKRTVQGAWRGELFVSPCIAGLKK from the coding sequence ATGATCTGCCCCAATGCTGCCAAGCCCGGTTACAAACCTTTAAGTCTTCTTCCGCGTCCGCTGGAAGCGATTCGCCAGTTCACCCCGAACTGGTTCGCCGCGACCATGGGCACGGGCGTGCTCGCGTTGGCGCTGGCGCAAGTGCCCGTCGCCATCCCAGGTTTGCACGCGGTGGCCGAGGGCTTGTGGCTGTTCAACATCTTTCTGTTCGTGTTGTTTACCGGGTTGTACGCGGCGCGCTGGGTGTTGTTCTTCGATGAGGCGCGACGGATTTTCGGTCACTCAACGGTTTCGATGTTTTTCGGCACCATTCCCATGGGCCTGGCGACCATCATCAACGGCTTCCTGGTGTTCGGTTTGCCGCGTTGGGGCGACGGGGTCATTCATGTAGCCGAAGTGCTGTGGTGGCTGGATGTGGCGATGTCCCTGGCGTGCGGGGTGCTGATTCCGTACATGATGTTCACCCGCCAGGAACACAGCATCGACCAAATGACCGCTGTCTGGTTGTTGCCCGTGGTCGCCGCAGAAGTGGCGGCCGCCAGCGGTGGCCTGTTGGCGCCGCATCTGGCCGAGGCTCACTCGCAACTGGTGGTGCTGGTGACCAGCTACGTGCTGTGGGCATTTTCCCTACCGGTGGCGTTCAGCATTCTGACGATTCTGTTGCTACGCATGGCGCTGCATAAACTGCCCCACGAAAACATGGCCGCTTCGAGCTGGCTGGCGCTCGGCCCAATCGGCACCGGCGCGCTCGGCATGTTGCTGCTGGGCGCCGATGCCCCGGCAATCTTCGCCGCCAATGGCTTGCCGGGCATGGGCGAAATCGCCGCCGGGCTTGGGCTGGTGGCCGGGATCACGTTGTGGGGCTTCGGGCTGTGGTGGATGCTGATCGCGGTGCTGATCACCGTGCGTTATATGCGCGCCGGCATCCCGTTCAACCTTGGCTGGTGGGGTTTCACTTTCCCGCTGGGCGTCTATTCTCTGGCAACGTTGAAACTGGCCAGCACCTTGAACCTCACCTTTTTCAGTGTCTTCGGCTGTGTGCTGGTGGCGTTGCTGGCGGTGATGTGGCTGATCGTCGGCAAGCGCACCGTGCAGGGCGCGTGGCGTGGCGAGCTGTTTGTCTCGCCGTGCATTGCAGGATTAAAGAAATAA
- a CDS encoding cupin domain-containing protein yields MKIIRSKSFTAERAWGALDIANMNGITTRLHWTDQPYKWHVNDGQEVFVVLDGQVQMHYREEGVEQQTLLEVGDIFYASVGTAHVAHPIGAARILVIESEGSV; encoded by the coding sequence ATGAAAATCATCCGCAGCAAATCCTTTACCGCCGAACGTGCCTGGGGCGCGCTGGACATTGCCAACATGAACGGCATCACCACGCGTTTGCACTGGACCGATCAGCCGTACAAATGGCACGTCAATGATGGTCAGGAAGTGTTTGTGGTGCTCGATGGACAAGTGCAAATGCATTACCGCGAAGAGGGCGTCGAGCAGCAAACCTTGCTTGAGGTCGGCGATATTTTTTATGCATCGGTGGGCACCGCGCATGTGGCGCATCCCATCGGCGCGGCGCGAATTTTGGTGATCGAGTCAGAAGGCAGCGTCTGA
- a CDS encoding LysR family transcriptional regulator has product MNQLLAMRVFARVVQAGSFTKAADSLSLPKTSVSKLVAELEEHLGVRLLQRTTRRLTVTADGMAYYERAMQLMVELDDLDNSFACAQGQSRGKVRVDVGGSVATLLIIPALPDFYARYPNIQIEMGVSDRQVDLISENVDCVIRGGPLDELSMAARPLGTASWVTCATPGYLERFGIPSDPRDLEKNHHIITYHSARTGRVMPARFERHGEKLEIRGQRRFSVNESNAHLAAGLAGLGVIHTFAYSVQAHIERGELVPILEDWRPPRYPFHVLYPPNRHLSNRVRVFIDWLAQLFAGLS; this is encoded by the coding sequence ATGAATCAATTGTTGGCCATGCGCGTGTTTGCCCGCGTCGTGCAGGCAGGGTCGTTTACCAAAGCCGCTGACTCCCTGAGTTTGCCGAAAACCTCCGTCAGCAAATTGGTCGCCGAGTTGGAGGAACATCTCGGTGTGCGGCTGCTGCAGCGCACCACGCGCCGGCTCACCGTCACGGCCGATGGCATGGCTTATTACGAGCGCGCCATGCAGTTGATGGTGGAGCTGGATGATCTGGACAACAGCTTCGCCTGCGCCCAAGGCCAATCCCGGGGCAAGGTTCGCGTAGACGTCGGTGGTTCGGTGGCGACGCTCCTGATCATTCCCGCACTGCCGGATTTCTATGCGCGTTATCCGAATATCCAGATTGAAATGGGCGTCAGCGATCGGCAAGTCGACTTGATCAGCGAAAACGTCGACTGCGTGATTCGCGGCGGGCCGCTGGATGAGCTTTCCATGGCGGCGCGTCCGTTGGGGACGGCGTCATGGGTCACCTGTGCGACGCCGGGCTATCTCGAACGTTTCGGCATACCGTCCGACCCGCGCGACCTGGAAAAAAACCACCACATAATCACCTACCACTCGGCCCGCACCGGGCGCGTGATGCCGGCGCGGTTCGAGCGCCATGGCGAAAAACTGGAGATCCGCGGCCAGAGGCGATTCAGTGTCAACGAAAGCAATGCACATCTGGCCGCAGGGCTGGCCGGGCTCGGCGTCATTCACACCTTCGCCTACAGCGTGCAGGCGCACATCGAGCGCGGCGAGCTGGTGCCAATCCTTGAAGACTGGCGCCCGCCGCGTTATCCGTTTCATGTGCTGTACCCGCCGAACCGCCACCTGAGCAACCGGGTGCGGGTATTTATCGATTGGCTGGCGCAGTTGTTCGCCGGTTTGAGTTAG
- a CDS encoding SDR family NAD(P)-dependent oxidoreductase: MSSTLKGKIALITGGTTGIGLASAQAFVDQGATVFITGRRQAELDAAVASIGHNITGIQGDVSNLADLDRIFAVIKDQAGALDIVFANAGGGDMLPLGAITEEHFDRIFGTNVKGLLFTVQKSLPLLKDGGSVILTASTTATKGTENFSVYSASKAAVRNFARSWLLDLKARKIRVNVISPGPIHTPGLTGIAPPDQQQGLLDFLTSQVPIGRLGEPGEVGKAAVFLASDDSSFINGIELFVDGGFAQI; the protein is encoded by the coding sequence ATGAGCAGCACCCTCAAAGGCAAAATCGCATTGATCACCGGCGGTACCACCGGCATCGGCCTGGCCTCGGCGCAAGCCTTCGTGGACCAAGGCGCCACCGTCTTCATCACCGGTCGCCGTCAGGCGGAACTGGACGCGGCGGTGGCCTCCATCGGCCACAACATCACCGGGATTCAGGGCGACGTGTCGAACCTGGCCGATCTGGACCGGATCTTTGCCGTGATCAAAGACCAGGCCGGCGCTCTGGATATTGTGTTCGCCAACGCCGGCGGCGGCGACATGTTGCCACTCGGCGCAATCACCGAAGAACACTTCGACCGGATCTTCGGCACCAACGTCAAAGGCCTGCTGTTTACCGTGCAGAAATCCCTGCCCCTGTTGAAGGACGGCGGTTCGGTGATCCTCACTGCGTCCACCACTGCCACCAAAGGCACGGAAAACTTCAGCGTCTACAGCGCCAGCAAAGCTGCGGTGCGCAACTTCGCCCGCTCCTGGTTGCTGGATTTGAAAGCACGCAAGATTCGCGTCAACGTCATCAGCCCCGGCCCGATCCACACGCCCGGCTTGACCGGAATTGCGCCGCCGGACCAGCAGCAAGGCCTGCTGGACTTCCTGACCAGCCAGGTTCCGATCGGTCGCCTTGGCGAGCCGGGCGAAGTGGGGAAAGCGGCGGTCTTCCTGGCGTCGGACGACAGCAGCTTCATCAACGGGATCGAGCTGTTTGTGGATGGCGGGTTCGCGCAGATTTGA
- a CDS encoding MFS transporter yields MSHPASNRSSLWFLAITLLSFLAASTAPTPLYHLYQDQLQFSAATLTLIFGVYALSLLVALLTVGSLSDFLGRKPVIFTAILLNMLAMLLFINADGVAWLISARVLQGFATGMATAVLSAALLDTDRQQGPLINSVAPLLGMAVGAMGCGLLAEYAPLPLQLTFWLLLALFAMQALYVWRLPESVSPQPGVWASLRPTLHVPVQARRTLWSVLPINTAVWALGGFFASLAPSLVRTATGSTSNLIGGATVAALTVTGALMIYTLRNRPADKVLRLGASLLPIGIVLILTAVHSASLSLFFIGTLVAGCGFGAGFLGAVRSLVSLALPHERAGLMSSFYVLSYLAFCLPSLLAGNLTRTFGLIATTDGYGAVLIVLAVGALAALLRQRSLKVCQS; encoded by the coding sequence ATGTCTCATCCAGCATCAAATCGTTCCAGCCTGTGGTTTCTGGCGATCACTTTACTCAGTTTTCTCGCCGCTTCCACGGCGCCGACGCCGTTGTATCACCTGTATCAGGATCAACTGCAGTTTTCCGCCGCGACCCTGACCCTGATCTTCGGTGTGTATGCCCTCAGCTTGCTGGTGGCGCTGCTGACCGTCGGTTCACTCTCGGATTTCCTTGGGCGTAAACCGGTGATTTTTACTGCGATCCTTCTCAACATGCTGGCGATGCTGCTGTTTATCAACGCCGACGGCGTCGCCTGGTTGATCAGTGCCCGGGTGCTTCAGGGCTTCGCGACGGGGATGGCCACGGCCGTATTGAGCGCCGCATTGCTGGACACCGATCGCCAGCAAGGGCCGCTGATCAACAGTGTTGCGCCGTTGCTGGGCATGGCCGTTGGCGCGATGGGCTGTGGTTTGTTGGCCGAGTACGCGCCACTGCCGTTGCAATTGACCTTTTGGCTATTGCTGGCGCTGTTTGCGATGCAGGCGCTGTACGTTTGGCGCCTGCCAGAAAGCGTCAGCCCGCAGCCTGGCGTATGGGCTTCGCTGCGGCCGACCTTGCATGTGCCGGTCCAGGCACGGCGGACCTTGTGGTCGGTGCTGCCAATCAACACCGCCGTATGGGCGCTGGGTGGTTTCTTCGCTTCGTTGGCGCCATCACTGGTTCGCACCGCCACTGGCTCGACTTCGAACCTGATCGGCGGCGCGACCGTCGCGGCCTTAACGGTGACCGGCGCGTTGATGATCTACACCTTGCGCAATCGGCCAGCGGACAAGGTCCTGCGTTTGGGCGCCAGTCTGCTGCCGATTGGCATTGTGCTGATCTTGACGGCCGTCCACAGTGCCAGTCTGTCGCTGTTTTTCATCGGCACCCTGGTGGCCGGTTGCGGTTTCGGTGCCGGTTTCCTCGGCGCGGTGCGCAGCCTCGTATCGCTGGCCTTGCCCCATGAACGGGCCGGTTTGATGTCGTCGTTTTATGTACTTAGTTACTTGGCGTTCTGCTTGCCGTCATTGCTGGCCGGGAACCTGACCCGCACCTTTGGATTGATCGCGACCACCGATGGTTATGGCGCGGTGTTAATCGTCCTGGCCGTGGGTGCGTTGGCGGCATTGCTGCGCCAACGATCATTGAAAGTCTGCCAATCATAA
- a CDS encoding TetR/AcrR family transcriptional regulator, whose translation MAIKEGLRPGGRSARVQESIHSAVRALLEEQDRASVTVPQIAARAGVTPSTIYRRWGDLSVLLADVALARMRPDSEPANTGSLRGDLRAWGEQYLDEMSSELGRNLLRDIQCSTTPGLCTVIIGGQLQTILDRYPDQPQPSVDRLINLISAPTVFRVLFSAAPLEVEELHRLIEIALNQY comes from the coding sequence ATGGCTATTAAAGAAGGTTTACGCCCGGGCGGCAGAAGCGCCCGAGTGCAAGAGTCGATTCATTCGGCGGTCCGCGCGCTCCTCGAAGAGCAGGACCGCGCGTCCGTGACCGTGCCGCAAATCGCCGCGCGCGCGGGGGTGACGCCGTCGACTATTTATCGGCGCTGGGGCGATTTGTCGGTGTTGCTGGCGGATGTCGCTCTCGCCCGCATGCGCCCCGACAGCGAGCCGGCCAACACCGGCAGCCTGCGCGGCGATCTGCGCGCGTGGGGCGAGCAGTATCTGGATGAGATGAGTTCGGAACTGGGTCGCAATCTGTTGCGCGACATACAGTGCAGCACTACGCCGGGTTTGTGCACAGTGATCATTGGCGGGCAGTTGCAGACCATTCTGGATCGCTATCCGGATCAGCCGCAGCCGAGCGTTGATCGCCTGATCAACCTGATCTCGGCACCGACGGTGTTTCGCGTGCTGTTTTCGGCAGCGCCGCTGGAGGTTGAGGAATTGCATCGGTTGATTGAGATTGCGTTGAATCAGTACTGA
- a CDS encoding PAS domain-containing hybrid sensor histidine kinase/response regulator, with product MSLSSGLIAAVALAYMAIMFAIAFYGDRRSAPLPPRVRAWVYSLSLAVYCTSWTFFGAVGQAAEQLWSFLPIYLGPILLLVCAPWVLQKMVMISKQENITSIADFIAARYGKSQSLAVVVALICLVGVLPYIALQLKGIVLGVNLLIGAGADAMGTRAQDTALIVSLVLALFTIVFGTRNLDATEHHRGMVLAIAFESLVKLFAFLAVGAFVTYGLYDGFDDLFDQAMLAPRLEEYWKETINWPSMVVQTGVAMMAIICLPRQFHVTVVENIEPQDLRLAKWVFPAYLALAALFVVPIALAGQMMLPSSVLPDSFVISLPLAQAHPALALLAFIGGASAATGMVIVASVALSTMVSNDMLLPWLLRRNNAERPFEVFRQWMLSVRRVTIVVILLLAYVSYRLLGSTASLATIGQIAFAAVTQLAPAMLGALYWKQANRRGVFAGLAAGTFLWFYTLILPIAAHSLGWSLSTFPGLAWLHSNPLHLPLTPLTQGVVLSLAANFTLFAWVSVLSRTRVSEHWQAGRFIGQEISARPSARSMLAVQIEDLLQLAARFVGEERARQSFIRFAYRQGKGFNPNQNADGEWIAHTERLLAGVLGASSTRAVVKAAIEGREMQLEDVVRIADEASEVLQFNRALLQGAIENITQGISVVDQSLKLVAWNRRYLELFNYPDGLISVGRPIADIIRYNAERGLCGPGEAEVHVARRLHWMRQGRAHTSERLFPNGRVIELIGNPMPGGGFVMSFTDITAFREAEQALTEANEGLEQRVTARTHELSQLNVALTEAKGTAESANQSKTRFLAAVSHDLMQPLNAARLFSAALTHQDDGLSSEAQKLIHHLDSSLRSAEDLISDLLDISRLENGKINPDPKPFVLNELFDILGAEFKAQAQEQGLKFRLRGSTLRIDSDIKLLRRILQNFLTNAFRYAKGPVLLGVRRRKGELSLEVWDRGPGIPEDKQQVIFEEFKRLDSHQTRAEKGLGLGLAIADGLCRVLGHTLRVRSWPGHGSVFSVSVPLARAQTLAPSNVVELNGKLPSGAQVLCIDNEDSILIGMNSLLTRWGCQVWTARNREECAALLSDGMHPQLALVDYHLDDGETGTELMAWLRTRLGEPVPGVVISADGRPETVAQVHAAGLDYLAKPVKPAALRALLSRHLPL from the coding sequence ATGTCGCTGTCCAGCGGGCTGATCGCCGCCGTTGCCCTGGCCTATATGGCCATCATGTTCGCCATCGCCTTCTACGGTGACCGTCGCAGCGCGCCGTTGCCGCCGCGTGTGCGTGCCTGGGTCTACAGCCTGTCGCTGGCCGTCTATTGCACCAGTTGGACCTTCTTTGGCGCCGTGGGCCAGGCCGCCGAACAGCTCTGGTCATTCCTGCCGATCTACCTCGGGCCGATCCTGCTGCTGGTGTGCGCGCCGTGGGTTTTGCAAAAAATGGTGATGATCAGCAAGCAGGAGAACATCACCTCCATCGCTGACTTTATCGCCGCGCGCTACGGCAAATCGCAATCGCTGGCGGTGGTGGTGGCGCTGATCTGCCTGGTCGGCGTGTTGCCCTACATCGCTTTGCAGCTCAAGGGCATCGTCCTTGGGGTGAACCTGTTGATCGGCGCCGGTGCTGACGCCATGGGCACCCGCGCCCAGGACACGGCGCTGATCGTCTCGCTGGTATTGGCGCTGTTCACCATCGTGTTCGGCACGCGCAACCTCGACGCCACCGAGCACCACCGCGGCATGGTGCTGGCGATTGCCTTTGAATCGCTGGTCAAGCTGTTCGCTTTTCTGGCGGTCGGCGCGTTCGTGACCTACGGCTTGTACGACGGTTTCGACGATCTGTTCGACCAGGCCATGCTCGCCCCGCGCCTGGAGGAATACTGGAAAGAAACCATCAACTGGCCGTCAATGGTGGTGCAGACCGGCGTCGCGATGATGGCGATTATCTGCCTGCCCCGGCAGTTCCACGTCACAGTGGTGGAGAACATCGAGCCTCAGGATTTGCGTCTGGCCAAGTGGGTGTTCCCGGCCTACCTGGCATTGGCGGCATTGTTTGTAGTCCCGATCGCCCTCGCCGGTCAGATGATGCTGCCGAGTTCGGTACTGCCGGATTCTTTCGTGATCAGCCTGCCCCTCGCCCAAGCCCACCCGGCGCTGGCGTTGCTCGCATTTATCGGCGGCGCTTCGGCGGCCACCGGCATGGTGATCGTGGCCAGCGTGGCGCTGTCGACCATGGTCTCCAACGACATGTTGCTGCCGTGGTTGCTGCGCCGCAATAACGCCGAGCGCCCGTTCGAAGTGTTCCGCCAGTGGATGCTTTCGGTGCGCCGGGTCACCATCGTGGTGATTTTGCTGCTGGCGTACGTCAGCTATCGCCTGCTCGGCTCGACCGCGAGCCTGGCGACCATCGGCCAGATTGCCTTTGCCGCCGTGACTCAATTGGCCCCGGCCATGCTTGGCGCGCTGTACTGGAAACAGGCGAATCGTCGCGGTGTTTTTGCCGGCCTCGCCGCCGGGACATTCCTGTGGTTCTACACCTTGATCCTGCCAATTGCCGCCCACAGCCTGGGCTGGTCGCTGAGCACTTTCCCGGGGCTGGCGTGGTTGCACAGCAATCCGCTGCACCTGCCGCTCACCCCGCTGACCCAAGGCGTGGTGCTGTCCCTGGCCGCCAACTTTACGCTGTTCGCCTGGGTCTCGGTGCTGTCGCGCACACGGGTATCGGAGCATTGGCAGGCTGGGCGCTTCATTGGTCAAGAAATCAGTGCCCGGCCCAGCGCCCGCTCGATGCTGGCGGTGCAGATCGAAGATTTGCTGCAACTCGCCGCGCGGTTTGTCGGTGAAGAACGTGCGCGCCAGAGCTTTATCCGCTTCGCCTATCGCCAAGGCAAAGGCTTCAACCCGAACCAGAACGCCGACGGTGAATGGATCGCTCATACCGAACGCTTGCTGGCCGGTGTCCTTGGCGCTTCTTCGACCCGCGCGGTAGTAAAAGCCGCCATCGAAGGTCGGGAAATGCAGCTGGAGGACGTAGTCCGCATCGCCGACGAGGCGTCGGAAGTGTTGCAGTTCAACCGTGCGCTGCTGCAAGGCGCGATCGAGAACATCACCCAAGGCATCAGCGTGGTCGACCAATCGCTGAAACTGGTGGCTTGGAACCGGCGCTATCTGGAGCTGTTCAACTACCCGGACGGCTTGATCAGCGTCGGCCGGCCGATTGCCGACATCATTCGCTACAACGCCGAGCGTGGGCTGTGCGGTCCCGGCGAAGCGGAAGTGCATGTCGCCCGGCGCCTGCACTGGATGCGTCAGGGTCGTGCCCACACCTCCGAGCGACTGTTCCCCAACGGCCGTGTGATCGAGCTGATCGGTAACCCGATGCCCGGCGGCGGTTTCGTCATGAGTTTCACCGACATCACCGCGTTCCGCGAGGCCGAGCAGGCGTTGACCGAGGCCAATGAAGGGCTGGAACAAAGGGTGACCGCGCGGACTCACGAACTCTCGCAACTCAATGTTGCCCTGACCGAAGCCAAAGGCACCGCCGAGTCGGCCAACCAGTCGAAAACACGTTTCCTGGCAGCGGTCAGCCATGACTTGATGCAACCGTTGAATGCAGCGCGCCTGTTCTCCGCCGCCCTGACACATCAGGACGACGGCTTGTCCAGCGAGGCGCAGAAACTGATCCATCATCTGGACAGTTCGTTGCGCTCGGCCGAGGACTTGATCAGTGATTTGCTGGACATTTCCCGCCTGGAAAACGGCAAGATCAACCCCGATCCCAAGCCGTTCGTGCTCAATGAGTTGTTCGATATCCTCGGCGCCGAATTCAAGGCGCAGGCGCAGGAACAAGGGCTGAAATTCCGCCTGCGCGGCAGCACGTTGCGCATCGACAGCGACATCAAGTTACTACGACGGATCCTGCAAAACTTCCTCACCAACGCCTTTCGTTACGCCAAAGGCCCGGTGCTGCTGGGCGTTCGCCGGCGCAAGGGCGAACTGAGCCTGGAGGTCTGGGACCGTGGGCCGGGAATTCCGGAAGACAAGCAGCAAGTGATTTTCGAAGAATTCAAACGCCTCGACAGCCACCAGACTCGCGCCGAGAAAGGCCTGGGTCTGGGCCTGGCGATTGCCGACGGCTTGTGTCGGGTGTTGGGCCACACCTTGCGCGTGCGCTCTTGGCCGGGACACGGCAGCGTATTCAGCGTCAGCGTGCCATTGGCCCGGGCGCAGACGCTGGCACCGAGCAACGTGGTCGAACTCAACGGCAAATTGCCGAGCGGCGCACAGGTGCTGTGCATCGATAACGAAGACAGCATTTTGATTGGCATGAACAGCCTGCTGACGCGCTGGGGTTGCCAGGTCTGGACTGCGCGCAATCGTGAGGAATGTGCCGCGTTGCTCAGTGACGGGATGCATCCGCAGTTGGCGTTGGTGGACTATCACTTGGATGACGGCGAAACCGGCACCGAGCTGATGGCGTGGCTGCGCACGCGATTGGGCGAGCCGGTGCCGGGGGTGGTGATCAGTGCGGATGGGCGACCGGAGACGGTGGCGCAGGTGCATGCGGCGGGGCTGGATTATCTGGCGAAACCGGTTAAGCCGGCGGCGTTAAGGGCGTTGTTGAGTCGGCATTTGCCGTTGTAA